One Spinacia oleracea cultivar Varoflay chromosome 4, BTI_SOV_V1, whole genome shotgun sequence DNA segment encodes these proteins:
- the LOC130471835 gene encoding uncharacterized protein → MNENQIVVRHESEGGKTPTTRDESQDVSTITKTIKGRGPSKGVKVTKPMFLEYNVYNVPDGQWSHEYGKQVGSCATRININVPLYPKVDEQIKKGFWEETKLMFHITDDSNHSREKYFHSCVAKRFSCFKSKLVRRWITMKEKKLKNQTNKMPWDVYNHITEDDWKTFVKHYFLPESLLRSEKARKSASCNKNPHRTGQKGYNRKRLDWIKDGRLPPDAALPISSSSSVNSSVTSNVNRVRKYRSKEWILAHQVQNKEGKWEIDPNDTEVVEIATKALEYIAEEEKGNLSFEQGEDALTKAIGKKDHRGRVKGTGGMVGIKKAFGPCIRHSRSDHGEASSENYESIRASVKKEFEGELEKRVEKRVAEALQKQLSTLLKTGQLNSISTPIPDDLHLNDSARVDLDVSATRTTRHILVPQPHELKVRRSHSFLT, encoded by the exons ATGAATGAAAACCAAATTGTTGTTAGGCATGAATCAGAAGGTGGCAAGACTCCCACAACGCGTGACGAATCACAAGATGTTAGTACGATTACAAAGACCATTAAAGGCCGTGGTCCGTCAAAAGGTGTTAAAGTCACTAAGCCTATGTTCCTTGAGTATAATGTATATAATGTCCCCGATGGACAATGGTCTCATGAATACGGGAAGCAAGTTGGGAGTTGTGCTACTAGAATTAATATTAACGTCCCATTATATCCAAAGGTAGATGAGCAAATCAAGAAGGGGTTTTGGGAGGAGACTAAG cttatgttccacattactgatgattctaatcattcgagggagaaatattttcattcttgtgtggcgaaacgatttagttgtttcaagagcaaGTTGGTGCGCCGATGGATAACTATGAAGGAAAAGAAgctaaaaaatcaaacaaacaagatGCCTTGGGATGTCTACAACCATAtcacagaggatgattggaagACTTTTGTTAAACATTATTTCCTGCCAGAGTCATTG CTTCGTAGTGAAAAGGCGAGGAAAAGTGCATCATGCAACAAGAACCCACATCGCACCGGCCAAAAGGGTTATAATAGAAAGCGACTAGATTGGATAAAGGATGGACGACTTCCACCAGATGCAGCTTTACCTATCTCGAGTAGCTCCTCGGTGAACTCATCAGTGACCTCAAATGTTAATAGAGTTAGAAAATACAGATCAAAGGAGTGGATTTTGGCCCATCAAGTACAAAATAAAGAgggaaagtgggaaattgacccgAACGATACAGAAGTTGTTGAAATCGCAACAAAAGCT TTAGAGTACATCGCAGAAGAGGAAAAAGGAAATCTTTCTTTCGAACAGGGTGAGGATGCCCTCACTAAAGCTATAGGGAAAAAAGATCATCGTGGGCGTGTCAAGGGAACAGGTGGCATGGTTGGTATCAAAAAGGCTTTCGGTCCGTGTATTCGACATAGTAGAAgtgaccatggtgaagcttcATCAGAAAATTACGAATCAATCAGAGCTTCTGTGAAAAAGGAGTTTGAAGGTGAATTAGAGAAAAGGGTAGAGAAGAGGGTGGCAGAGGCCCTCCAAAAGCAACTAAGCACCTTGTTAAAAACAGGACAACTAAACTCCATTTCTACCCCGATACCTGATGACCTCCACTTAAATGATTCTGCCAGAGTTGACCTTGATGTTAGTGCTACAAGAACCACTCGTCACATCTTAGTGCCGCAACCACACGAGCTAAAGGTACGACGTAGTCACTCTTTTTTAACATAG
- the LOC110783863 gene encoding uncharacterized protein, which produces MFLVDIYLIICITYKVALKPLFMKERTPCRLALEEKVSGNNIVVADGMVQPSDGALPQHFTSMKPGHYKVQVDFVYDGHVDDILPVPTGDGFTNLGGALGSFVQWPIHLVIFEDGEDCISPPKKKSKSNVSKERDGSSKKKTTVLAAQKKTTDLPSKVNPLKLIRT; this is translated from the exons atgtttttagttgacatttacTTAATAATctgtatcacttacaaagttgcATTGAAACCTTTGTTTATGAAGGAAAGGACTCCATGTCGTCTTGCCCTTGAGGAGAAAGTTTCAGGCAACAACATTGTCGTGGCGGATGGTATGGTACAACCCTCAGATGGTGCATTGCCCCAACATTTTACATCGATGAAGCCTGGTCACTATAAAGTCCAAGTTGATTTTGTTTACGACGGACATGTTGATGATATTCTTCCGGTACCTACGGGAGATGGTTTCACTAACTTAGGCGGTGCTCTGGGTAGTTTTGTGCAATGGCCCATACACTTAGTGATTTTCGAAGACGGCGag gATTGTATTTCACCTCCTAAAAAGAAGTCCAAGTCTAATGTTTCTAAAGAGAGGGATGGTAGCTCCAAGAAAAAGACAACGGTGTTAGCGGCCCAAAAGAAGACAACTGACTTACCATCCAAGGTAAAccctctaaaactcattcgaacctaa